CAGTCCCAACGGTAAATTAAAAACCGATGCTAATAATTTCCCCCTCGAATTATTCTTTTTGAGAGATGATGATATTCCACAATATGTAGCCGATGGGGTAGCGGATATTGGTATTGTGGGAGAAAATGTACTGATTGAAAAACAGAAAGACGTTCAAATCAAAAATAAACTGGGATTTGGTAAATGCCGTCTATCTATTGCAATTGATAAGTCGGCAATTTATAAAAATGTTCGCGATCTTCAGGGTAAACGCATTGCTACTTCTTATCCTGTGCTTTTGCAAAAGTATTTAAAGTCCAAAAAAATAAAAGCTGAAATTCACGAAATCAGCGGCTCTGTAGAAATTGCCCCGGGTATTGGTTTGTCGGATGCAATTTGTGACTTGGTGAGCTCAGGTAGTACTTTGCTTACCAACGGACTTAAGGAGGTAGAAGTAATTCTCCGTTCTGAAGCTGTTTTAATTTCCAATAAAAAATTAAATAAAGAAAAAAAGGTATTATTGGATAAATTGCTTTTCAGAATTGAGGCGAGTAAAAGAGCAAGAAACAACAAATATATCTTACTTAACGCGCCGAATAACAAATTAAAAAAAATTATTTCTATTTTACCGGGCATGAAAAGTCCTACGGTTTTGCCCTTGGCTGAAAAGGGATGGAGTTCCGTTCACTCCGTTGTGAATGAAAATGATTTTTGGGAAATTATAGAAAATTTAAAAGTTAACGGAGCACAGGGAATTTTAGTGGTTCCCATTGAAAAAATGATAATATAAGATAGAATGAAAATTTATAAATATCCGAAAGGAAAAAATTTGAGTCTTCTTTTAACACGACCTTTAATGGATACGGGTTTATTGGAAGAAAAAGTGGCCAAAATATTGCGCGAAGTAAAAAGTAAGGGCGATTCTGCTTTAAAAAAATTCTCCCTGCAGTTTGATCAGGTTAAGTTAAAAACATTGCAAGTTAGCGATGCGGAAATTCAGAATGCTATCCTGCAAATAAGTCCGGATTTAAAAAACGCCATTAAGTTGGCTGCTAAAAACATTAAGACTTTCCACGCATCACAATCTGAAAAATATAAAAAAGTAGAAACTACTTCCGGCGTAAGTTGTTGGCGTAAGGCTGTGGGAATTGAAAAAGTAGGTTTATATATTCCTGGTGGTACCGCTCCTTTATTTTCTACGG
This sequence is a window from Sphingobacteriaceae bacterium. Protein-coding genes within it:
- a CDS encoding ATP phosphoribosyltransferase, whose amino-acid sequence is MKLRIAIQKSGRLNEDSVKLLKEIGIEFSSPNGKLKTDANNFPLELFFLRDDDIPQYVADGVADIGIVGENVLIEKQKDVQIKNKLGFGKCRLSIAIDKSAIYKNVRDLQGKRIATSYPVLLQKYLKSKKIKAEIHEISGSVEIAPGIGLSDAICDLVSSGSTLLTNGLKEVEVILRSEAVLISNKKLNKEKKVLLDKLLFRIEASKRARNNKYILLNAPNNKLKKIISILPGMKSPTVLPLAEKGWSSVHSVVNENDFWEIIENLKVNGAQGILVVPIEKMII